CGAGACGCGTACGCGCTCGCCCGATTCCGAATCGACGACCTCGACGTCGCCGTCGAGGCCCTGCGCTTCGAGCTCATGGCCGCCGAGGATTTGCACGGCGGTCACGTCCATCGTCGCCGCGGTGAAAAGCTGGAGTCCCTTGGTGACGGAGTTCAGCATCATCAGGAAATCGGAAACGATAAAAACCTTGCCAGCGCGCCGGATCGCGGCGAGCTCCCGTCCCATCGCGGTCGCGAAGTCATACTCTCCCGCGGGCTTGAGGCCTTGCAGGCGGCGTGCGAGCTCGACGATGCGATGCCGTCCGACGACGAACGACGGATCGACCTTTTCACCGCCGCCCGCCAGCACGCGCAGCATCACGCGATCGCCGCTCGCGAGCGCCACGTACGCCAGCGCCAGCGCGGTCAGCACGGCCGCGTGAAATTTGCGATCGTTGCCCGGATAGGCCATCGAAGCGCTCGCGTCGAGGAATACATACGTGAGCAGGTCTTCCTCTTCCTTGAACAGCTTGATGTAAACCTTGTCGGTGCGGCCGTAGAGTCCCCAATCGATGTAGCGGAAGTCGTCGCCGGGCGAGTAGTGGCGATAGTCGTTGAACTCGAGCGAGGAGCCGCGCTTGGGCGACAGATGCGCTCCCTTGCCCATGCCGGCGAACTGCTGGCGCGTGCGGATGCGAAGTTTCTCCAGGCGCGCGAGCAGGTTGGGCGTGAATTCGTCGGGCAGTCCGAACATCGTTATGCGCGCGGCCTTTTCAGCCGCTTCATCACCTGATCGAGGATCGCTTCGGATGTGACGTTTTCGGCTTCGGCCTGGAAATTGCGCAGCAATCGATGGCGCAGGCACGGCACGATCCCATCGTCGATGTCTTCGTAGGCGACGCTCACGCGCCCCGCCAGCAGCGCGTTGACCTTGCCGCAGAGTATCAAAGCCTGCGCGCCGCGCGGGCTGGGTCCAAAGCGCAGATACTGCGAGACCTCGGGCAATGCGCCCGGACCGCCGGGCGTGCATGCGCCAATGATACCGATGACGTAGCGCTCGAGCG
This window of the Candidatus Binataceae bacterium genome carries:
- a CDS encoding DUF58 domain-containing protein — encoded protein: MFGLPDEFTPNLLARLEKLRIRTRQQFAGMGKGAHLSPKRGSSLEFNDYRHYSPGDDFRYIDWGLYGRTDKVYIKLFKEEEDLLTYVFLDASASMAYPGNDRKFHAAVLTALALAYVALASGDRVMLRVLAGGGEKVDPSFVVGRHRIVELARRLQGLKPAGEYDFATAMGRELAAIRRAGKVFIVSDFLMMLNSVTKGLQLFTAATMDVTAVQILGGHELEAQGLDGDVEVVDSESGERVRVSISERERRQYRETLLRLTREIKSFCLKRGLHYSLYTTDQDFQQFFVRAVSDLGLAH